A stretch of the Fibrobacter succinogenes genome encodes the following:
- a CDS encoding DUF5675 family protein → MLTLVRYTRTETAILGSLYLNGAFVCYTLENEAKAIPCGMYTVHNSKSPKFKRELPLLTSGKVSASRGIRIHVGNTAKDSQGCVLVGMTREVHLLGGSKLNESKNAETMVTMICRNESNLVIVDNYKQGMTDK, encoded by the coding sequence ATGCTCACGCTAGTCCGCTATACTCGAACAGAAACGGCCATTCTAGGCTCTCTTTACCTGAATGGTGCTTTTGTCTGCTACACGCTCGAAAACGAAGCCAAGGCGATTCCGTGCGGCATGTACACCGTGCATAACAGTAAGTCACCGAAGTTCAAGCGCGAGCTTCCGCTTCTTACTTCGGGCAAGGTAAGCGCAAGCCGCGGGATTCGTATTCACGTTGGGAACACGGCTAAGGACTCGCAGGGTTGTGTGCTCGTTGGCATGACAAGAGAGGTACACCTTCTCGGAGGCTCGAAGCTCAATGAGTCAAAGAACGCCGAGACGATGGTAACGATGATTTGCCGTAACGAATCGAATCTTGTCATTGTCGATAACTACAAGCAGGGAATGACGGATAAATGA
- a CDS encoding RusA family crossover junction endodeoxyribonuclease has translation MIFTIPYDTPSKKNSRIVNRRTGRSFPSKAYSDWHVKASLWIRTHYSINALGNGPFSVSMAFNHGTLRRCDSDNKASSILDLLVDLGVIEDDSWQVVRSLSVTNYYEKAMPSVTVKIFPYTEEFISK, from the coding sequence ATGATATTCACGATTCCTTACGACACGCCGAGCAAGAAGAACAGCCGCATAGTAAACAGAAGGACTGGCCGTAGCTTTCCAAGCAAGGCTTACAGCGATTGGCATGTTAAGGCCTCTCTTTGGATAAGGACGCACTACTCGATCAATGCTTTGGGCAACGGGCCGTTCTCGGTCAGCATGGCTTTCAATCACGGCACGTTGCGCAGGTGCGACAGTGACAACAAGGCAAGCTCCATTCTGGACTTGCTTGTCGATTTGGGCGTGATAGAGGACGATAGCTGGCAGGTAGTCCGCAGCCTTAGCGTAACGAACTATTACGAGAAGGCTATGCCTAGCGTAACGGTGAAGATTTTCCCATATACGGAAGAATTTATAAGCAAGTAG
- a CDS encoding DUF1353 domain-containing protein, translating into MSRTKCTVKSVKASPFITTSGRPFTFLGTACISIELVRTYTDDKTEKALLNIKIRPGYKTDGASTFFPISLLVPQWVPGDDNYNAAPVAHDVLYMLGGIVDGVHEPVKLSREEVDDILRGVWRCWGMSRFVAGCADKGVEVFAGGKYHWGNDCYNVRQFVDVKWEVAACSR; encoded by the coding sequence ATGAGTAGAACAAAATGCACGGTCAAAAGCGTAAAGGCTTCGCCGTTCATTACAACATCCGGTCGCCCGTTTACATTCTTGGGTACCGCGTGTATTTCAATAGAACTGGTACGAACCTATACGGACGACAAAACCGAAAAAGCGTTGCTTAACATAAAAATTCGTCCCGGCTACAAAACGGACGGGGCAAGCACATTTTTTCCGATTTCGTTGCTTGTGCCGCAATGGGTTCCAGGTGACGACAATTACAACGCCGCCCCGGTTGCTCACGATGTGCTGTACATGCTCGGCGGTATAGTCGATGGTGTACACGAGCCCGTGAAGTTAAGCCGCGAAGAAGTGGACGACATTTTGCGCGGCGTTTGGCGTTGCTGGGGAATGTCCCGCTTTGTTGCAGGGTGCGCAGACAAGGGCGTCGAGGTTTTCGCGGGAGGAAAATATCACTGGGGCAATGATTGCTATAACGTGCGCCAATTTGTTGATGTAAAATGGGAGGTGGCTGCATGCTCACGCTAG